A stretch of Oryza brachyantha chromosome 4, ObraRS2, whole genome shotgun sequence DNA encodes these proteins:
- the LOC102718355 gene encoding two-component response regulator ORR1, with amino-acid sequence MEAGGGRAEEGVTRVLLVDDSPVDRRVVQLLLSSSACAGSFHVIAVDSAKKAMEFLGLKEEGKEQEQAIDMVLTDYCMPEMTGYELLKAIKALSPLKPIPVIVMSSENEPQRISRCLNAGAEDFIVKPLQSKDVQRLRNCSSANAQCCNAGSDGKLLLPSDHVVVDASAAAAASTPSSRRRARFAGVAMVLHSSSVELSHYFPFLFKFILLVYAILCLGELLHRWSNGCFLDLWCA; translated from the exons ATGGaggcgggaggaggaagggcggaggagggggtgACGAGGGTGCTTCTGGTGGACGACTCGCCGGTGGACAGGAGGGTGGTGCAGCTCCTCCTCAGCAGCAGCGCCTGCGCCGGCTCCTTCCATG TTATCGCCGTCGACAGCGCGAAGAAGGCCATGGAGTTCCTCGGCCTCAAGGAAGAAGGCAAG gagcaggagcaggccATCGACATGGTACTCACCGACTACTGCATGCCTGAGATGACCGGCTATGAGCTTCTCAAAGCCATCAAG GCGCTGAGCCCTCTGAAGCCGATCCCGGTGATCGTCATGTCGTCGGAAAACGAGCCCCAGAGGATCAGCAG ATGCTTGAATGCTGGTGCTGAAGATTTCATCGTAAAGCCTCTTCAAAGCAAGGACGTACAGCGGCTCAGGAACTGCTCGTCCGCGAACGCGCAGTGCTGCAACGCCGGGAGCGATGGCAAGCTGCTGCTCCCATCGgaccacgtcgtcgtcgatgcctccgccgccgccgcagcgtcGACGCCATCctcccggcgacgagcgcgctTCGCCGGTGTTGCCATG GTCCTGCACTCGTCGAGCGTCGAGCTGTCGCATTACTTCCCTTTCCTATTCAAGTTCATCCTGCTGGTGTACGCCATCCTGTGCCTGGGTGAGCTCCTGCACAGATGGTCAAACGGATGCTTCCTCGACCTGTGGTGTGCTTGA